From one Halosimplex rubrum genomic stretch:
- a CDS encoding DUF5793 family protein, producing MRRDYVTLDLRHVDRDGDRLPTAVLAYDGPSDLLEERLTDAGGDPLDRERVDVAFRLRTVDDDATGVFSLTNRMTGEFVVEVNADAESVRDLVDAARRDDDPDDADGCYRVAVERDGEAVASYEKRTLLVYDDEGGLLRQHSLIPSGVEL from the coding sequence ATGAGGCGCGATTACGTCACGCTGGACCTCCGTCACGTCGACCGGGACGGCGACCGCCTGCCGACGGCCGTGTTGGCCTACGACGGCCCGTCGGACCTCCTCGAGGAGCGCCTCACGGACGCCGGGGGCGACCCGCTGGACCGCGAGCGCGTCGACGTCGCATTCCGCCTGCGGACCGTCGACGACGACGCGACCGGCGTCTTCAGTCTCACCAACCGGATGACCGGGGAGTTCGTCGTCGAGGTCAACGCCGACGCGGAGTCGGTGCGGGACCTCGTCGACGCCGCCCGTCGGGACGACGACCCCGACGACGCCGACGGCTGCTACCGCGTCGCCGTCGAGCGCGACGGCGAGGCGGTCGCCAGCTACGAGAAACGGACCCTGCTCGTCTACGACGACGAGGGGGGTCTCCTCCGACAGCACAGCCTCATCCCCAGCGGCGTCGAGCTGTGA
- a CDS encoding DNA-3-methyladenine glycosylase family protein — protein MSVERGAVALAEFPGPFDLQSTVESGQSYLWDRADGRMYEESGAFGGDAWYETVVRVDGDPEVVRVRQVDDRLEWESSVDAAPVLREQLRLDDDLPAIRALAPDDDVVESAFDAYWGMRLVDDPAFPSLISFICSAQMRVARIHGMQRELERAFGSTVEFDGRTYHAFPTAERLAEASEADLRDLGLGYRAPYVRDTARMVADGEARPQEAVGLDYEAARESLTRFVGVGDKVADCVLLFALDYLEAVPLDTWIRTTIEEYYPDCDRGNYADTSRAIRAAFGGEYAGYTQTYVFHYLR, from the coding sequence ATGAGTGTGGAACGCGGCGCCGTCGCCCTCGCGGAGTTCCCGGGGCCCTTCGACCTGCAGTCGACCGTCGAGAGCGGCCAGTCGTACCTTTGGGACCGCGCCGACGGGCGGATGTACGAGGAGAGCGGCGCCTTCGGCGGCGACGCCTGGTACGAGACCGTCGTGCGCGTCGACGGCGACCCCGAGGTCGTCCGGGTCCGACAGGTCGACGACCGCCTGGAGTGGGAGTCGTCGGTCGACGCCGCGCCGGTCCTCCGCGAGCAACTGCGACTGGACGACGACCTGCCGGCCATCCGCGCGCTGGCGCCGGACGACGACGTGGTCGAGTCCGCCTTCGACGCCTACTGGGGGATGCGCCTCGTCGACGACCCGGCCTTCCCGTCGCTGATATCGTTCATCTGCTCGGCCCAGATGCGCGTCGCCCGCATCCACGGGATGCAGCGGGAACTCGAACGCGCGTTCGGCTCGACCGTCGAGTTCGACGGCCGGACCTACCACGCGTTCCCGACCGCCGAGCGACTGGCCGAGGCCAGCGAGGCCGACCTGCGCGACCTGGGACTGGGCTACCGGGCCCCGTACGTCCGCGACACCGCGCGGATGGTCGCCGACGGCGAGGCCCGCCCCCAGGAGGCGGTCGGGCTCGACTACGAGGCCGCCCGCGAGTCGCTCACCCGCTTCGTCGGCGTCGGCGACAAGGTGGCCGACTGCGTCCTGTTGTTCGCGCTCGACTACCTGGAGGCCGTCCCGCTGGACACCTGGATCCGGACGACCATCGAGGAGTACTACCCCGACTGCGACCGCGGCAACTACGCCGACACCTCCCGCGCCATCCGCGCGGCCTTCGGCGGCGAGTACGCGGGGTACACGCAGACGTACGTCTTCCACTACCTGCGGTAG
- a CDS encoding RNA-guided endonuclease InsQ/TnpB family protein, with translation MKRVNTFEVVPQTENDKECLLRLLDASASLWNELTYERRQNYFGDGDVWDTSEYRGRYNGVVGSATVQQVTRKNSEAWRSFFALKEKGEGANPPSYWGNEEDGHELRTYIRCNQYTIQWGKRSRLEIPVGQELKDEYGLGYHERLRLGVRGNPKWDGEQGRLELEYDEVSDTFRAFQPVTVPDSRLDSPLASHEAALDVGANNLVACSTTTGSQYLYDGRELFGRFRETTDEIARLQSKLRERRYSSKRIRRLYRQRTKRRDHAQNALVRDLVERLYEEGVSTVYVGDLTDVLETHWSVRVNEKTHNFWAFKKFIHRLACVCEEYGISLEAESEAWTSQTCPKCGDHEETVRHGDTLTCPCGFEGHADLTASETFLREHSDTEVRPMARPVRFEWDDHDWSGKPHPHESPKEVRTNPQVASVESA, from the coding sequence ATGAAGCGAGTCAACACCTTCGAGGTGGTGCCACAGACCGAAAACGACAAAGAGTGCCTTCTACGGCTACTCGATGCGTCCGCCTCTCTGTGGAACGAACTGACCTACGAACGCCGTCAGAACTACTTCGGTGACGGCGACGTGTGGGACACTTCCGAATACCGTGGACGCTACAACGGCGTCGTCGGAAGCGCAACCGTCCAACAGGTCACACGCAAGAACAGCGAAGCGTGGCGGTCGTTCTTCGCCCTCAAAGAGAAAGGCGAGGGCGCTAACCCACCGTCGTACTGGGGCAACGAAGAGGACGGACACGAACTCCGTACCTATATTCGGTGCAACCAGTACACGATTCAGTGGGGCAAGCGGTCGCGTCTCGAAATCCCCGTCGGGCAAGAACTGAAAGACGAATACGGACTCGGCTACCACGAACGACTCCGCCTCGGAGTCCGAGGCAACCCGAAGTGGGACGGCGAACAAGGTCGTCTGGAACTTGAGTACGACGAGGTGAGCGACACGTTCAGGGCTTTTCAACCAGTCACCGTGCCTGATTCTCGACTGGATTCACCACTGGCTTCTCACGAAGCCGCCCTTGATGTTGGCGCAAACAATCTCGTTGCCTGTTCCACGACTACTGGTTCCCAGTACCTCTACGACGGTCGGGAGTTGTTCGGACGGTTCCGTGAAACGACTGACGAAATCGCCCGCCTACAGTCGAAACTACGTGAGAGACGCTATAGTTCCAAACGGATTCGACGGCTGTACCGACAGCGGACAAAACGCCGTGACCACGCACAGAACGCGCTAGTGCGCGACCTCGTTGAACGGCTGTACGAGGAGGGCGTATCGACGGTGTACGTGGGCGATTTGACCGATGTGCTGGAAACGCACTGGTCGGTCAGGGTGAACGAGAAGACGCACAACTTCTGGGCGTTCAAGAAGTTCATCCACCGTCTCGCGTGTGTCTGTGAGGAGTACGGAATCAGCCTTGAAGCCGAGTCAGAAGCGTGGACGAGTCAGACGTGTCCCAAATGTGGCGACCACGAGGAGACGGTTCGCCACGGGGATACGCTGACGTGTCCGTGTGGCTTCGAGGGGCACGCCGACCTCACGGCGTCAGAGACGTTCCTTCGAGAACACAGTGATACGGAAGTCAGGCCGATGGCACGGCCCGTGCGATTCGAGTGGGACGACCACGACTGGTCGGGGAAACCACACCCTCACGAAAGTCCCAAAGAAGTGCGCACAAACCCGCAAGTTGCCTCCGTGGAATCGGCATAG
- a CDS encoding DUF6735 family protein, producing the protein MGARTLVAVERDAGGYDLHRSQWGGEHVDRLVDLIRVDEAPPDLVDPEPFRAGASVDELLDSLDPREYEAFVVADDRTEAYLVCRLDIETGREAATAVARDVTDADTTVDADGPTVADAAALVPWPGEAAAERLRRFVRTAKDVLGDAVDAGLVPAPAATRYLAVRIARHPDTPDGDAILWIDGGERATRR; encoded by the coding sequence GTGGGAGCGCGCACGCTGGTCGCGGTCGAACGCGACGCTGGCGGGTACGACCTGCACCGTTCGCAGTGGGGCGGCGAGCACGTCGACCGGCTGGTCGACCTCATCCGGGTCGACGAGGCGCCCCCCGACCTCGTCGACCCGGAGCCGTTCCGCGCGGGCGCGTCGGTCGACGAACTCCTCGACTCGCTCGACCCCCGGGAGTACGAGGCGTTCGTCGTCGCCGACGACCGAACCGAGGCGTATCTGGTCTGCCGGCTGGACATCGAGACCGGCCGGGAGGCCGCGACCGCGGTCGCCAGGGACGTCACCGACGCCGACACCACCGTCGACGCAGACGGTCCCACCGTAGCCGACGCGGCGGCGCTCGTTCCCTGGCCGGGCGAGGCCGCCGCCGAGCGGCTCCGTCGGTTCGTCCGCACCGCGAAGGACGTGCTCGGCGACGCCGTCGACGCCGGCCTGGTGCCCGCTCCCGCGGCGACGCGATACCTCGCCGTTCGGATCGCTCGCCACCCCGATACACCCGACGGAGACGCGATCCTGTGGATCGACGGAGGTGAGCGCGCCACGAGGCGCTGA
- a CDS encoding UPF0058 family protein, whose product MKKQELIHLHGLLAQVENHYEMDTGEEVEHDEYTSLGVRPTSIHKSKTDHKNAVFALAKGITSEMETETRERVPASAD is encoded by the coding sequence ATGAAAAAGCAGGAGCTCATTCACCTTCACGGCCTGCTTGCTCAGGTGGAGAATCACTACGAGATGGACACAGGCGAGGAGGTAGAACACGACGAGTACACCTCTCTCGGGGTACGGCCGACCTCGATCCACAAATCGAAGACCGACCACAAAAACGCTGTTTTCGCCCTGGCGAAGGGCATCACCTCGGAGATGGAGACGGAGACGCGCGAGCGCGTTCCGGCCTCCGCCGACTGA
- the sucD gene encoding succinate--CoA ligase subunit alpha, translated as MSVLVDEDSRVIVQGITGGEGKFHTEQMIEYGTNVVAGAVPGKGGQEVAGVPVYDTVAEAAEAEDADTSVVFVPPAFAGDACFEALGVDELDLVVTITEGIPTQDVSRVYRRLQETDAYLVGPNCPGVITPGEAKLGILPGNIFEAGRVGLVSRSGTLTYQVVDSLTQRGIGQSTAIGIGGDPIIGTSFVEALALFEQDDKTDAVVMCGEIGGEDEEEAAAYIDEYMTTPVAGFIAGRTAPPGKRMGHAGAIVSGSGTGTAQSKIDALESAGAPVGDTPEEVVDNVEDLL; from the coding sequence ATGAGTGTCCTGGTCGACGAAGACAGCCGCGTTATCGTGCAGGGTATCACCGGCGGTGAGGGCAAGTTCCACACCGAACAGATGATCGAGTACGGGACGAACGTCGTCGCCGGCGCCGTCCCGGGCAAGGGCGGGCAGGAAGTCGCCGGCGTCCCCGTCTACGACACCGTCGCCGAGGCCGCCGAGGCCGAGGACGCCGACACCTCCGTCGTCTTCGTCCCGCCGGCGTTCGCCGGCGACGCCTGCTTCGAGGCCCTGGGCGTCGACGAACTCGACCTCGTCGTCACCATCACCGAGGGCATCCCGACGCAGGACGTTTCGCGGGTGTACCGCCGCCTGCAGGAGACCGACGCCTACCTCGTCGGCCCGAACTGCCCCGGCGTCATCACGCCGGGCGAGGCCAAACTCGGCATCCTCCCGGGCAACATCTTCGAGGCCGGCCGCGTCGGCCTCGTCTCCCGCTCGGGCACCCTGACCTACCAGGTCGTCGACAGTCTCACCCAGCGCGGTATCGGCCAGTCGACCGCCATCGGCATCGGCGGCGACCCGATCATCGGCACCTCGTTCGTCGAGGCGCTCGCGCTGTTCGAGCAGGACGACAAGACCGACGCGGTCGTCATGTGCGGCGAGATCGGCGGCGAGGACGAGGAGGAAGCGGCCGCCTACATCGACGAGTACATGACCACGCCCGTCGCCGGCTTCATCGCCGGCCGCACCGCCCCGCCGGGCAAGCGCATGGGCCACGCCGGCGCCATCGTCTCCGGCTCCGGTACTGGCACCGCCCAGTCGAAGATCGACGCGCTCGAATCCGCGGGCGCGCCCGTCGGCGACACCCCCGAGGAAGTCGTCGACAACGTCGAAGACCTGCTGTAG
- a CDS encoding translation initiation factor IF-2 subunit beta: MDYDDMLDRAMEETPEIEGSSDRFEVPDPNIRQEGNVTVYENFQDTCDSLGREDDHVMQFLQNELGTSGHIDESGRARLTGEFSDRRVTNAIDEYAEEFVLCSECGLPDTHFEREGGVLLLRCEACGARSATSG; the protein is encoded by the coding sequence ATGGACTACGACGACATGCTCGACCGGGCGATGGAGGAGACGCCGGAGATCGAGGGGAGCTCCGACCGGTTCGAGGTACCCGACCCGAACATCCGCCAGGAAGGGAACGTGACCGTCTACGAGAACTTCCAGGACACCTGCGACAGCCTCGGCCGCGAGGACGACCACGTCATGCAGTTCCTCCAGAACGAACTGGGGACCAGCGGGCACATCGACGAGAGCGGCCGCGCGCGGCTGACCGGCGAGTTCAGCGACCGGCGGGTCACCAACGCCATCGACGAGTACGCCGAGGAGTTCGTCCTCTGTTCGGAGTGCGGGCTCCCCGACACGCACTTCGAGCGCGAGGGCGGGGTACTCCTCCTGCGGTGTGAGGCCTGCGGCGCGCGGTCGGCGACGAGCGGCTAA
- the sucC gene encoding ADP-forming succinate--CoA ligase subunit beta has protein sequence MRLHEYQAKQVFSDAGIPTPASELAGTVDEAVAAAEEIGYPVAIKAQVHVGGRGKAGGIKLVDDADEAEEAAEDILGMDLKGYTVDRVLVEEAVDFVNELYVGVTMDRGEGKPVAMVSTRGGVNIEEVAEEDPDAIAREHIDPAFGMHPYQARKAVYDAGVDREIARDVASVLTTLYQLWDDRDGADAEINPLMVTSDDDVIAADAVFNVDEDALFRQPELQEMEEEGEFAESELDQKADEYGFDYVRLSGNVGIIGNGAGLVMTTLDLVDHYGGEPANFLDVGGGAKADRIANALDMVFSDENVDSVVFNIFGGITRGDEVAKGINQALEQFDEIPKPVVVRLAGTNWEEGMEILNEDLVTVEKTLESAVQRAVDYAEEVEA, from the coding sequence ATGCGACTGCACGAATATCAGGCCAAGCAGGTCTTCTCCGACGCCGGTATCCCGACACCGGCCTCGGAACTGGCCGGGACCGTCGACGAGGCGGTCGCCGCGGCCGAGGAGATCGGCTATCCGGTCGCCATCAAGGCACAGGTACACGTCGGTGGGCGCGGGAAAGCCGGCGGGATCAAGCTCGTCGACGACGCCGACGAGGCCGAGGAGGCCGCCGAGGACATCCTCGGGATGGATCTGAAGGGCTACACCGTCGACCGCGTCCTCGTCGAGGAGGCCGTCGACTTCGTCAACGAGCTGTACGTCGGCGTGACGATGGACCGCGGCGAGGGCAAGCCCGTCGCCATGGTCTCGACCCGCGGCGGCGTCAACATCGAGGAGGTCGCCGAGGAGGACCCCGACGCCATCGCCCGCGAGCACATCGACCCCGCCTTCGGCATGCACCCCTACCAGGCCCGCAAGGCGGTCTACGACGCCGGCGTCGACCGCGAGATCGCCCGCGACGTGGCCTCGGTCCTGACGACGCTCTACCAGCTGTGGGACGACCGCGACGGCGCCGACGCCGAGATCAACCCGCTGATGGTCACGAGCGACGACGACGTGATCGCCGCCGACGCCGTCTTCAACGTCGACGAGGACGCCCTGTTCCGCCAGCCCGAGCTCCAGGAGATGGAGGAGGAAGGCGAGTTCGCCGAGAGCGAACTCGACCAGAAGGCCGACGAGTACGGCTTCGACTACGTCCGCCTCTCCGGGAACGTCGGCATCATCGGCAACGGCGCCGGTCTCGTCATGACGACGCTCGACCTCGTCGACCACTACGGCGGCGAACCCGCCAACTTCCTCGACGTGGGCGGGGGCGCCAAGGCCGACCGCATCGCCAACGCGCTCGACATGGTGTTCTCCGACGAGAACGTCGACAGCGTCGTGTTCAACATCTTCGGCGGGATCACCCGCGGCGACGAGGTCGCCAAGGGGATCAACCAGGCGCTCGAACAGTTCGACGAGATCCCCAAGCCGGTCGTCGTCCGCCTCGCCGGGACGAACTGGGAGGAGGGCATGGAGATCCTCAACGAGGACCTGGTGACCGTCGAGAAGACCCTGGAGTCCGCGGTCCAGCGTGCGGTCGACTACGCCGAGGAGGTGGAAGCATGA
- a CDS encoding DUF7549 family protein: MWVRSEYAGELAVLATWLTALLPWSVSVLRESPSWVDGTFTVVNIRFVFLQFHYLFGIALGRQSLDGLVQFVFEVPGFVPTNQVPEGRLWLATAGFFGCMLLLSFVYYARDEWLEAAAERAEVRIADAVPDALAGAVPAAVAARLTLDPVRVFGACFAVLAVAFSVSTVMFFQHQPTVPVGALFMWVFAAVLLRVERA; encoded by the coding sequence ATGTGGGTCCGCTCGGAGTACGCCGGCGAACTGGCAGTCCTCGCGACGTGGCTGACCGCCCTCCTGCCGTGGTCGGTCTCGGTCCTGCGCGAGTCACCCTCGTGGGTCGACGGTACCTTCACCGTCGTCAACATCCGCTTCGTCTTCCTCCAGTTTCACTACCTGTTCGGGATCGCCCTGGGTCGGCAGTCGCTCGACGGCCTCGTCCAGTTCGTCTTCGAGGTCCCCGGGTTCGTCCCGACCAATCAGGTTCCCGAGGGACGGCTCTGGCTCGCGACCGCCGGCTTCTTCGGCTGCATGCTCCTGTTGAGTTTCGTCTACTACGCGCGCGACGAGTGGCTCGAAGCCGCCGCCGAGCGGGCCGAAGTGCGGATCGCGGACGCGGTTCCGGACGCGCTCGCGGGCGCCGTCCCGGCGGCCGTCGCGGCCCGTCTGACGCTCGACCCCGTCCGCGTGTTCGGCGCCTGCTTCGCGGTGCTCGCGGTCGCCTTTTCCGTCTCCACCGTCATGTTCTTCCAGCACCAGCCGACCGTCCCGGTCGGCGCCCTCTTCATGTGGGTGTTCGCCGCCGTGCTCCTGCGCGTCGAACGCGCCTGA
- a CDS encoding NAD-dependent protein deacylase codes for MERDDTTGGVDANGAADGARADGPAGAVGPDDAVLTALASEIADAERVVALTGAGVSVPSGIPPFRGDPSDDGPDPVWETHDPADFHRRRFDADPEGFWTDRLSLRETMYGDGAEPNAAHEALATLETRGHLDTLLTQNVDGLHAAAGSKSVVELHGTSARVACDRCGATRAADPVWERARDGERPPTCDCGGVLRPDVVLFGEPLPDEAFDRAQAAARRADVFLAVGSSLTVRPAALLPEIAAESGATVVVCNLGPTEYDERADYDRRADATEALPALVAALDG; via the coding sequence ATGGAACGCGACGACACGACCGGCGGCGTCGACGCGAATGGCGCGGCTGACGGTGCGAGGGCGGACGGCCCGGCAGGCGCCGTGGGACCGGACGACGCGGTACTGACGGCGCTGGCGTCCGAGATCGCCGACGCCGAACGGGTCGTCGCCCTCACGGGCGCGGGCGTGAGCGTCCCGTCGGGGATCCCGCCGTTCCGCGGCGACCCGAGCGACGACGGGCCGGATCCGGTCTGGGAGACTCACGACCCCGCCGACTTCCATCGGCGGCGCTTCGACGCCGACCCGGAGGGGTTCTGGACCGACCGCCTCTCGCTCCGGGAGACGATGTACGGCGACGGCGCCGAACCCAACGCGGCTCACGAGGCGCTGGCGACGCTCGAAACGCGGGGCCACCTCGACACGCTCCTCACGCAGAACGTCGACGGGCTGCACGCGGCGGCCGGCTCGAAGTCGGTGGTCGAACTCCACGGGACGAGCGCTCGCGTGGCGTGCGACCGCTGCGGCGCGACGCGGGCGGCCGACCCCGTCTGGGAACGCGCCCGTGACGGGGAGCGACCGCCGACCTGCGACTGCGGCGGCGTGCTCAGGCCGGACGTGGTGCTGTTCGGGGAACCGCTTCCGGACGAGGCGTTCGACCGGGCCCAGGCCGCCGCGCGGCGCGCCGACGTGTTCCTGGCCGTGGGGTCGTCGCTGACGGTGCGGCCGGCGGCGTTGCTGCCCGAGATCGCCGCGGAGTCGGGGGCGACGGTCGTCGTCTGCAACCTCGGCCCGACCGAGTACGACGAGCGAGCCGACTACGACCGCCGGGCGGACGCGACCGAGGCGCTGCCGGCGCTGGTCGCGGCGCTCGACGGGTAG
- a CDS encoding DUF7836 family putative zinc-binding protein has translation MEEAYVRLLCPECTKDWESTPTDLPEHTALYHCPNCHASRRLAEFTRTDRDLQTLKSLG, from the coding sequence ATGGAGGAAGCGTACGTCCGATTGCTCTGTCCCGAGTGTACCAAAGACTGGGAGTCGACGCCGACGGACCTCCCCGAACACACGGCCCTCTATCACTGTCCCAACTGCCACGCGAGCCGGCGGCTCGCGGAGTTCACGCGGACCGACCGCGACCTGCAGACGCTGAAGAGCCTCGGTTAG
- the tnpA gene encoding IS200/IS605 family transposase produces the protein MVKSTRHAKYELYYHIVFVPKYRRSHLTGKTKERLETIFAEICEDKDLELAESEVMPDHVHLFIGSPPKNAPSLIVNWVKGISARKYNQRYDDRVKWTRSYYVGTAGSTSKDAVERYIAEQEGGDE, from the coding sequence ATGGTAAAGAGTACCCGTCACGCGAAATACGAACTCTACTACCACATAGTGTTCGTGCCGAAATATCGGCGTTCGCACTTGACGGGGAAGACAAAGGAACGTCTCGAAACCATCTTTGCGGAAATCTGTGAGGACAAAGACCTCGAACTGGCCGAGTCCGAGGTCATGCCTGACCACGTACACCTATTCATCGGGAGTCCACCCAAGAACGCCCCCTCACTCATCGTCAACTGGGTCAAGGGCATCTCGGCGCGGAAGTACAATCAGCGGTACGACGACCGCGTGAAGTGGACTCGTTCCTACTATGTCGGGACAGCAGGAAGCACCTCGAAAGACGCTGTTGAACGATACATCGCTGAACAGGAAGGTGGCGACGAATGA
- a CDS encoding transcription initiation factor IIB gives MSDTTIRTGAEEQTRERLQDENEQESTDVQVCPECGGRVEADTEHGETVCSECGLVVEEDEIDRGPEWRAFNPSEKDEKSRVGAPTTNMMHDKGLSTNIGWQNKDAYGNSLSSNQRQKMQRLRTWNERFRTRDSKERNLKQALGEIDRMASALGLPKTVRETASVIYRRALEENLLPGRSIEGVATSALYAAARQANTPRSLDEMTAVSRVEKMELTRTYRYVVRELNLEIKPADPESYLPRFVSDLALSDDTERRARELIESARDQGILSGKSPVGLAAAAVYAAALLTNEKVTQSEVSEVANISEVTIRNRYKELLESVDAPA, from the coding sequence ATGAGCGACACGACAATTCGAACCGGCGCCGAGGAACAGACCAGAGAACGACTGCAGGACGAGAACGAGCAGGAATCGACCGACGTACAGGTCTGTCCCGAGTGTGGCGGTCGGGTCGAGGCGGACACCGAGCACGGCGAGACCGTCTGTTCGGAGTGCGGACTGGTCGTCGAAGAGGACGAGATCGACCGCGGCCCCGAGTGGCGGGCGTTCAACCCCTCCGAGAAGGACGAGAAGTCCCGCGTCGGCGCACCGACGACGAACATGATGCACGACAAGGGTCTCTCGACCAACATCGGCTGGCAGAACAAGGACGCCTACGGCAACTCCCTGTCGTCGAACCAGCGCCAGAAGATGCAGCGCCTGCGCACCTGGAACGAGCGGTTCCGCACGCGCGACTCCAAGGAACGCAACCTCAAGCAGGCGCTGGGCGAGATCGACCGCATGGCCTCGGCCCTGGGCCTGCCGAAGACGGTCCGCGAGACGGCGTCGGTCATCTACCGCCGCGCGCTGGAGGAGAACCTCCTGCCGGGCCGCTCCATCGAGGGCGTCGCCACGTCGGCGCTGTACGCCGCCGCGCGGCAGGCCAACACGCCCCGCAGCCTCGACGAGATGACCGCCGTCTCCCGCGTCGAGAAGATGGAGCTCACCCGGACGTACCGCTACGTCGTCCGCGAGCTGAACCTGGAGATCAAGCCGGCCGACCCCGAGAGCTACCTCCCGCGGTTCGTCTCGGACCTCGCGCTCAGCGACGACACCGAGCGCCGGGCGCGCGAACTCATCGAGAGCGCGCGCGACCAGGGGATCCTCAGCGGGAAGAGCCCGGTCGGCCTCGCCGCCGCCGCGGTGTACGCCGCCGCCCTGCTGACCAACGAGAAGGTCACCCAGAGCGAGGTCAGCGAGGTGGCCAACATCTCCGAGGTCACCATCCGCAACCGCTACAAGGAGCTCCTCGAATCCGTCGACGCGCCGGCCTGA
- a CDS encoding DUF3891 family protein, which yields MIVAETADGYQFVTQPDHAALAGQFADAWGGESVDRPDPFDSLALAAYAHDTGWRAYDRRPHLTDGEPVDFREMPAEPWIGLYDEGIDAVAGMDAYAGLLVSMHGAGLRNRRYGLSPEWPETPPEYREFVDREAERQRRLLGALLHGERDGPAPVTVADRDLLRSLHHARRVPEGYDGRLWADYRRLQAWDALSLSFCITDTPPGYGEIGAVPTTDGDDATLSPTRVADGEYRVAPYPFGTAPLEATVPVRTVGEGALADEETLARAFYDAGRELRRLTLRPPAE from the coding sequence GTGATCGTCGCCGAGACGGCCGACGGCTATCAGTTCGTCACCCAGCCCGACCACGCCGCCCTCGCGGGCCAGTTCGCCGACGCCTGGGGAGGCGAGTCGGTCGACCGCCCCGACCCCTTCGACTCGCTCGCGCTCGCGGCGTACGCTCACGACACGGGCTGGCGGGCCTACGACCGCCGCCCGCACCTCACCGACGGCGAGCCGGTCGACTTCCGCGAGATGCCCGCCGAGCCGTGGATCGGCCTCTACGACGAAGGGATCGACGCCGTCGCCGGGATGGACGCCTACGCCGGTCTGCTCGTCTCCATGCACGGCGCCGGCCTGCGAAACCGGCGGTACGGCCTCTCGCCGGAGTGGCCCGAGACGCCCCCGGAGTACCGCGAGTTCGTCGACCGCGAGGCGGAGCGCCAGCGACGCCTGCTCGGGGCGCTCCTCCACGGCGAGCGCGACGGGCCGGCCCCCGTGACGGTCGCGGACCGCGACCTCCTGCGGTCGCTCCACCACGCGAGGCGAGTTCCCGAGGGATACGACGGTCGCCTGTGGGCGGACTACCGACGGCTGCAGGCGTGGGACGCCCTCTCGCTGTCGTTCTGTATCACGGATACGCCTCCCGGCTACGGCGAGATCGGGGCCGTCCCGACGACCGACGGGGACGACGCGACGCTCTCGCCGACGCGGGTCGCTGACGGCGAGTACCGGGTCGCCCCGTATCCGTTCGGGACCGCTCCGCTGGAGGCGACGGTCCCCGTCCGGACGGTCGGCGAGGGCGCCCTCGCCGACGAGGAGACACTCGCGCGAGCGTTCTACGACGCCGGCCGGGAGCTTCGGCGACTCACGCTACGCCCGCCGGCGGAGTGA
- a CDS encoding DUF555 domain-containing protein, producing the protein MNCRVVVEAAVPVYDVETADEAVRIAISKTGEMLNPDLNYVEINMGERSCPHCGEELEPAFLAADESLVALELEITVFNVEREEHAARIARKEIGQRLENIPLEVLEIEQIDDDEDEDDEDEEDDTSADDTESASDGDGSSEERGDGGSTDDRGDDVLPEFEELIDES; encoded by the coding sequence ATGAACTGCAGAGTTGTCGTCGAGGCCGCCGTCCCCGTCTACGACGTCGAGACGGCGGACGAGGCGGTCCGGATCGCAATCTCGAAGACGGGCGAGATGCTCAATCCGGACCTCAACTACGTCGAGATCAACATGGGCGAGCGGTCGTGTCCCCACTGCGGCGAGGAGCTCGAACCCGCCTTCCTCGCCGCCGACGAGAGCCTCGTCGCGCTCGAACTCGAGATAACGGTCTTCAACGTCGAACGCGAGGAGCACGCCGCCCGGATCGCGCGCAAGGAGATCGGCCAGCGCCTCGAGAACATCCCGCTCGAAGTGCTCGAGATCGAGCAGATCGACGACGACGAAGACGAAGATGACGAGGACGAGGAAGACGACACCTCGGCGGACGACACCGAGTCGGCCTCCGACGGGGACGGGTCGTCCGAGGAACGCGGTGACGGGGGGTCGACCGACGACCGCGGCGACGACGTGCTGCCGGAGTTCGAGGAGCTCATCGACGAGTCGTAG